Proteins from a genomic interval of Treponema succinifaciens DSM 2489:
- a CDS encoding 3-dehydroquinate synthase: MNISPIDNFELLFPDNSGFDKTDILFYSGKNDLCSLYLSAENKRNRLFVTDTNIAPLCTDFISHFTDENADNIKAPSIFKKGNDTLCILGAGEKYKTIENVLEIVRAALNSNFNRNCLFVAIGGGVLSDMTGFAASMFKRGVDVEFVPTTLLSDVDASIGGKTGCDFDSYKNMIGAFYPAKKIHIWSSFIQSLPQNEFISGLGEVVKTAFLFSPELTEILKTQKEKVMSRNEEVLQKIITICAKAKAKTVHEDFKEKGIRAYLNYGHTFGHALETVAGLGKISHGEAVAWGIGRALGLSLDKNLCSAEFANECKSILFDYGFCTDPLPQIIKDIPNATLALVSAMHKDKKNSGSCVKVILQKTGQSTFITEVQDNEIIEVLK; encoded by the coding sequence ATGAATATTTCACCAATAGATAATTTTGAACTTTTATTTCCTGACAATTCAGGCTTTGATAAAACTGATATTCTTTTTTACAGTGGAAAAAATGACTTATGCAGCCTTTACCTTTCCGCGGAAAATAAACGCAACAGACTTTTCGTTACCGACACAAACATCGCTCCTTTATGCACAGATTTTATTTCACATTTTACAGATGAAAATGCAGACAACATAAAAGCTCCTTCTATTTTCAAGAAAGGAAACGACACGCTTTGCATTCTCGGCGCAGGAGAAAAATACAAGACAATAGAAAATGTCCTTGAAATTGTGAGAGCGGCTTTAAACTCGAACTTCAACAGGAACTGTCTTTTTGTTGCAATCGGAGGCGGAGTTTTAAGCGACATGACAGGATTTGCTGCTTCGATGTTTAAACGCGGAGTTGACGTTGAGTTTGTTCCGACAACTTTGCTTTCTGATGTTGATGCTTCGATTGGCGGAAAAACTGGATGCGACTTTGACAGTTACAAAAACATGATCGGAGCTTTTTATCCTGCAAAAAAAATTCATATATGGAGTTCATTCATACAAAGCCTTCCGCAGAATGAATTTATTTCAGGACTTGGCGAAGTTGTAAAAACAGCTTTTCTTTTTTCTCCAGAATTGACAGAAATTTTAAAGACACAAAAAGAAAAGGTTATGAGCCGCAACGAAGAAGTTCTGCAAAAAATAATTACAATATGCGCAAAGGCAAAAGCAAAAACAGTGCATGAAGATTTTAAAGAAAAAGGAATCCGCGCGTATTTAAATTACGGACATACTTTTGGACACGCGCTTGAAACTGTAGCAGGACTTGGAAAAATAAGCCACGGAGAAGCAGTTGCCTGGGGAATTGGAAGAGCACTGGGACTTTCCTTAGACAAAAATCTTTGCTCTGCTGAATTTGCAAATGAATGCAAGTCAATTCTTTTTGACTACGGGTTCTGCACGGATCCGCTTCCACAGATTATAAAAGACATTCCAAATGCAACACTTGCTTTAGTTTCTGCAATGCACAAAGACAAAAAAAATTCTGGAAGCTGCGTAAAAGTCATTCTGCAAAAAACCGGACAATCCACATTTATAACAGAAGTTCAGGACAACGAAATTATTGAGGTTTTAAAATGA
- a CDS encoding cysteine desulfurase family protein, translated as MISAKHYFDWAATAPNDEEILTKALKHSIEHWGNPSSIHKAGTDAKKALETARKRAAQALGVNAENIFFTSGGTEGDHIAILSVLNRPQKGSVVLSSIEHPALREMTKSMQNCGWKVINVNPDKNGIVCAQSISNALQEDTAFVSVMAVNNETGAIQPIYEIAKIIEEKTKGKRKPFFHVDCVQAAGKIPLNLKASGIDSASFSAHKIGGPRGVGILYLAKELNSFLKGGGQEKTVRSGTENLFGAEAFSLCLEKYFISERNTSAEKRFEQQKILTANFIKKLKEIKGCVIIPHCREGEKFEANFSPWVVQAAFPGIPGQVMERALSEKGFFISTGSACSSSHKGRPVLDTMQLTPKEKESAVRFSFGFSTEEEGMNELIEELKNICSQFL; from the coding sequence ATGATTTCAGCAAAGCATTATTTTGACTGGGCTGCAACCGCTCCAAATGATGAAGAAATTTTAACTAAAGCGCTAAAACATTCTATTGAGCATTGGGGAAATCCTTCGAGCATTCACAAAGCTGGAACCGATGCAAAAAAAGCATTGGAAACCGCAAGAAAAAGAGCAGCACAAGCTTTAGGTGTAAATGCAGAAAACATTTTCTTTACTTCTGGAGGAACAGAAGGAGATCACATTGCGATTCTTTCTGTCTTAAATCGACCGCAAAAAGGAAGCGTTGTATTAAGTTCCATTGAGCATCCGGCCCTGCGTGAAATGACAAAGTCAATGCAAAACTGCGGCTGGAAAGTTATAAATGTAAATCCAGATAAAAATGGAATTGTCTGCGCACAAAGCATTTCGAATGCGCTTCAGGAAGATACGGCATTTGTTTCAGTAATGGCGGTAAATAATGAAACCGGCGCAATTCAGCCTATTTATGAAATCGCAAAAATTATTGAAGAAAAAACAAAAGGAAAACGAAAACCATTTTTTCATGTTGACTGTGTTCAAGCCGCAGGAAAAATTCCACTGAATTTAAAAGCAAGCGGAATTGATTCGGCTTCATTCAGCGCACATAAAATCGGCGGACCAAGAGGAGTCGGAATTCTTTATCTTGCAAAAGAACTGAATTCATTTTTAAAAGGTGGAGGACAGGAAAAAACAGTAAGAAGCGGAACTGAAAATCTTTTTGGCGCAGAAGCATTTTCACTTTGCCTTGAAAAATATTTTATTTCAGAAAGAAACACTTCCGCTGAAAAAAGATTTGAACAGCAAAAAATTCTCACTGCAAATTTCATAAAGAAGCTAAAAGAAATAAAAGGCTGCGTTATAATTCCGCATTGCCGTGAAGGAGAAAAATTTGAAGCAAACTTTTCTCCTTGGGTTGTTCAAGCCGCATTTCCAGGAATTCCAGGACAAGTCATGGAGCGCGCATTAAGCGAAAAAGGATTTTTCATTTCAACAGGAAGCGCGTGTTCATCTTCGCACAAAGGCAGACCAGTTCTTGATACAATGCAGTTAACTCCAAAAGAAAAAGAAAGCGCAGTAAGATTCAGCTTTGGATTTTCAACTGAAGAAGAAGGCATGAACGAGCTA
- a CDS encoding META domain-containing protein, with protein sequence MKKIKIFTAVMSFAMLAFLGCKSKDTKQIEGDWNLVQYKINEKQVEFSCATISLLQDENLNIKVSGFSGVNSFSGLYKANGKKLIAEPGFISTKMMGSKEDMEFERLFLNSAVGADSWKTKKQNGKILLCIYNSTENSELIFAKASIKDATWTLTAILKNNGVQSIDADQTELPTLTFNEENTASGFSGVNYYTMDYNLYEAAKKLSFKPGASTLMDSGSKEAQELEQQFYIYLDQTATYSLFGNTLTLRSKDGKTLLEFTK encoded by the coding sequence ATGAAAAAAATCAAAATTTTTACAGCAGTTATGTCATTTGCAATGCTGGCTTTTTTGGGTTGCAAATCAAAGGACACAAAACAAATTGAAGGCGACTGGAATCTTGTTCAATACAAAATTAACGAAAAGCAAGTGGAATTTTCATGCGCCACAATTTCCCTTTTGCAAGATGAAAACTTGAACATTAAAGTATCTGGTTTTTCAGGCGTAAATTCTTTCTCTGGACTTTACAAGGCAAATGGAAAAAAACTTATCGCAGAGCCGGGATTTATTTCCACAAAAATGATGGGAAGCAAAGAAGACATGGAATTTGAAAGGCTCTTTTTAAATTCCGCAGTTGGAGCTGACAGCTGGAAAACAAAAAAACAGAACGGAAAAATTCTTTTGTGCATTTATAATTCAACGGAAAATTCCGAGCTTATTTTTGCAAAAGCTTCTATAAAAGACGCAACTTGGACATTAACCGCAATTCTAAAGAACAACGGAGTTCAAAGCATAGACGCAGACCAAACAGAACTTCCTACACTCACCTTTAATGAAGAAAATACAGCTTCTGGTTTTTCAGGCGTAAACTATTACACAATGGACTACAATCTTTATGAGGCGGCAAAAAAACTTTCGTTCAAGCCAGGAGCTTCAACCCTGATGGATTCGGGAAGCAAGGAAGCGCAGGAACTTGAGCAGCAGTTTTATATCTACTTAGATCAGACTGCAACTTATTCGCTTTTTGGAAACACACTTACGCTCCGCTCAAAAGACGGAAAAACTCTTTTGGAATTCACAAAGTAA